In one window of Rhodoglobus vestalii DNA:
- the istA gene encoding IS21 family transposase: MEQFERIRRDARDKEMSVRELARVYGVHRRTVRAALTDSTPPPRKVPERIAPAMGPWLEIVRAWLVADLEAPRKQRHTARRVWQRLVDEYGATVAESTVTHAVAKIRRELIGTPVNVAVPQTHAPGAEAEVDFGEFQALIGGSMVKLFMFVLRLSYSGRAVHVAYANQAQESFLDGHNVAFERLGGIPSKMIRYDNLTPAVIRVALGRERLENPRFIAMRSHYGFDSFFCIPGIEGAHEKGCVSSSLSRPFRR, translated from the coding sequence GTGGAACAGTTCGAGCGTATCCGTCGTGATGCGAGAGATAAAGAAATGTCTGTCAGGGAACTGGCCCGTGTATACGGGGTGCATCGGCGCACTGTGCGTGCCGCGTTGACGGACTCGACACCGCCGCCGCGGAAGGTGCCGGAAAGGATCGCCCCGGCGATGGGACCGTGGTTGGAGATCGTCAGAGCGTGGTTAGTCGCTGACCTGGAGGCACCGCGCAAGCAGCGCCACACGGCCAGACGGGTCTGGCAGCGGCTGGTGGACGAGTATGGGGCGACGGTAGCCGAGTCCACCGTCACTCACGCGGTCGCGAAGATTCGGCGGGAGCTGATCGGCACCCCGGTCAATGTTGCGGTCCCGCAAACCCATGCGCCAGGAGCTGAGGCCGAGGTTGACTTCGGGGAGTTCCAGGCGCTGATCGGCGGCAGCATGGTGAAACTGTTCATGTTCGTGTTGCGCCTGTCATATTCGGGCAGGGCCGTGCATGTGGCGTATGCGAACCAGGCGCAGGAGTCGTTTCTGGATGGCCATAACGTTGCTTTCGAGCGTCTCGGCGGGATCCCGTCGAAAATGATCCGTTACGACAACTTGACTCCAGCGGTGATCCGAGTCGCGCTGGGTCGGGAACGGTTAGAGAATCCACGATTCATTGCCATGAGATCGCATTATGGTTTCGATTCGTTCTTTTGTATCCCCGGTATCGAGGGAGCGCACGAGAAGGGTTGTGTTTCGTCAAGTTTAAGTAGGCCATTTCGGCGCTAA
- a CDS encoding M24 family metallopeptidase has protein sequence MTIDFEARRAKLDAELDAADIDVLFLPASQTDLEYFTGLGRGIPSFGNIGYTNHWISGAFFSAGKDPLFVLTRHHQEFHLPDGVIGDIVTATESDDGEEVFARAFDAFSSRASRIAVGGTPNADSCGHESNAQERIAVSGRTWSETTLNLRRYRPEAELLVADDILNRIRRIKDTHEIEFMRQAAQMVDQVMAAVSDHVVAGITELELASEIDLRIRQLGSPSSSFDTAVWAMGPGLDRDASERLSTRALSVGAGVNFDFGAIVEGYCSDFGRTVHIGQPNAEYEKVYEIVMAAQEAGRKAAVPGATGGDVHRATRSVIDESGYGDWFRHRTGHCIGKDVHELPYISEEDETPLEPGMMFTIEPSVFYPGRVGVRVEDVFLLSDSGETVKINELGNEMRVND, from the coding sequence ATGACTATAGATTTTGAGGCACGACGGGCGAAGCTTGATGCGGAACTTGATGCTGCAGACATCGACGTCTTATTTCTTCCTGCATCGCAAACTGACCTAGAATATTTCACTGGCTTAGGTCGAGGAATTCCCTCGTTTGGGAATATTGGCTACACGAATCATTGGATCTCGGGAGCTTTCTTTTCTGCGGGGAAAGACCCACTGTTTGTATTGACGCGTCATCATCAAGAATTTCATTTACCTGACGGCGTGATTGGGGACATTGTCACCGCTACTGAGTCCGATGACGGCGAGGAAGTATTTGCTCGCGCGTTTGATGCGTTTAGTTCTCGCGCCAGCCGCATTGCTGTCGGCGGCACACCAAACGCCGATTCTTGCGGCCATGAATCTAATGCCCAAGAACGCATCGCGGTGAGCGGGCGAACATGGTCCGAGACTACGTTGAATCTGCGACGTTATCGTCCAGAAGCCGAGCTTCTCGTCGCTGATGATATTCTGAATCGGATCCGCAGGATCAAGGATACTCACGAAATTGAGTTCATGCGCCAGGCGGCGCAGATGGTCGACCAAGTCATGGCTGCAGTCAGTGACCATGTAGTTGCGGGTATTACCGAGCTAGAACTGGCCTCGGAAATTGATCTGCGAATTCGTCAACTTGGTTCACCCTCGTCATCATTCGACACCGCGGTTTGGGCGATGGGCCCGGGGCTTGATCGGGATGCGAGTGAGCGTCTTTCCACAAGGGCTCTTTCTGTAGGAGCCGGCGTAAATTTTGACTTCGGCGCGATAGTCGAAGGATACTGTTCGGATTTCGGTCGAACAGTCCACATAGGGCAACCTAACGCTGAGTACGAGAAGGTCTACGAGATCGTAATGGCTGCCCAAGAAGCTGGCCGTAAGGCGGCGGTACCGGGAGCCACTGGCGGGGATGTTCACCGAGCAACACGATCAGTTATCGATGAATCGGGCTACGGAGATTGGTTCCGCCACCGTACAGGGCATTGCATTGGAAAAGATGTGCACGAACTGCCATACATTTCTGAAGAGGACGAAACGCCGCTTGAGCCGGGAATGATGTTTACCATCGAACCTAGCGTTTTCTACCCTGGACGAGTTGGCGTGCGTGTGGAAGACGTTTTCTTGCTCTCTGATTCTGGTGAGACTGTCAAGATCAATGAGTTGGGTAACGAGATGCGCGTCAACGACTAG
- a CDS encoding nuclear transport factor 2 family protein, with protein sequence MEQATSTVTDSTNTSLFDPDQLAIWDAQKAMYSSFLKGDSSEIDNHIHAKATVWDAVTEKLARGIDDLNEIRATRPVGASKPVVTRMEVSEPVIDVSGTLAVSRHFLRVDTTNSDGSNRELMRVSQGWRQVEGKWLIIHAHEDLFSIEER encoded by the coding sequence ATGGAACAAGCAACAAGCACCGTTACCGATTCAACGAACACCTCACTATTTGACCCGGATCAGCTGGCAATTTGGGACGCACAAAAAGCAATGTACAGTTCGTTCCTCAAGGGAGACTCTTCTGAAATTGACAATCATATTCATGCCAAAGCTACGGTCTGGGATGCGGTGACGGAGAAACTAGCGAGAGGAATTGATGACCTTAATGAGATTCGTGCAACTCGACCCGTCGGTGCAAGCAAACCGGTGGTGACTCGAATGGAAGTCAGCGAACCAGTAATTGATGTCTCGGGAACATTGGCAGTTAGCCGCCATTTCCTCCGTGTTGACACGACCAATTCCGACGGATCAAATCGAGAGCTCATGCGCGTAAGTCAGGGCTGGCGCCAAGTTGAAGGAAAGTGGTTGATTATCCATGCGCATGAAGATCTTTTCTCAATTGAGGAAAGATAG
- a CDS encoding hydantoinase B/oxoprolinase family protein — protein sequence MNLSMEVMRPASARLDPVTVEVIRNAFDSIAAQMNNSLARSAYTPIIYEMKDCSVGLFNADGELLGQSSGLPIFLGALDVAIDVTTEHIGGAENYREGDVFAINDSYLVGSHLNDISIFSPIFYEGRLVGFGATKAHWLDIGAKDAGQAMDSTSIYQEGYRLGPTYLYRAGVADHQMIDFLMRNSRLPRSVWGDMHAQIAACHTGERMLKRLYERFGSATVEGAAKQVFDQCERLDREAVAAIPDGIYRAEGALDSWGPAGGPVPVKLTVTVSGDQIVLDLTGSSPQTPGSMNCGRAQTVSAARLAYKLLVNPEIPATAGTFRNVSVVTTPRTVFDAREPAACQFYYPHLGMMVDLFVKALASALPHAVNAGQPADAMNILFAGYDDNGIQFFCSEATGVGWGGLDDLDGVNGRMNYGGGDLKNYPVEVIESRYPLRVTGYGLQQNSGGAGEYRGGLGIWRSYETLSEQTTVSLWFERSKQPAWGLFGGEDGAPTDVVIDRGGGEEHILKVNALPLPKGSQVRIQTGGGGGYGDPGKRNPEALKEDLLNGYVTESPVP from the coding sequence ATGAATTTGTCTATGGAAGTAATGAGGCCTGCTAGTGCGCGTCTTGACCCGGTTACTGTTGAGGTGATCCGTAATGCGTTCGACTCGATTGCTGCGCAGATGAATAATAGTCTCGCTCGGTCTGCATACACGCCTATTATTTATGAGATGAAAGACTGTTCGGTGGGTTTGTTCAACGCGGACGGGGAGTTGCTTGGGCAGTCTTCGGGCTTGCCAATATTTCTAGGTGCGCTTGACGTGGCGATTGATGTCACTACCGAACATATTGGTGGGGCGGAGAATTATCGCGAGGGGGATGTCTTTGCGATCAATGATAGCTATCTGGTGGGTAGTCATCTCAATGACATTTCGATCTTCTCGCCGATATTTTATGAAGGTCGGTTGGTGGGGTTTGGGGCGACGAAAGCGCATTGGCTCGATATCGGCGCAAAAGATGCCGGCCAGGCCATGGACTCGACGTCGATTTACCAAGAGGGTTATCGTCTTGGACCCACCTATTTGTACCGGGCTGGTGTGGCTGATCACCAGATGATCGATTTCTTGATGCGAAATAGTCGGTTACCTCGCTCGGTTTGGGGTGACATGCACGCTCAGATTGCTGCCTGCCACACCGGCGAACGCATGTTGAAGCGGCTCTATGAGCGTTTTGGTTCTGCGACAGTAGAGGGTGCTGCTAAGCAGGTGTTTGATCAGTGTGAGCGCCTCGATCGTGAGGCGGTAGCGGCAATTCCGGATGGGATCTATCGCGCAGAAGGGGCACTTGATTCGTGGGGGCCAGCAGGCGGTCCGGTGCCTGTGAAATTGACTGTCACCGTGTCGGGTGACCAGATCGTGCTCGACCTCACCGGATCGAGTCCTCAAACTCCCGGATCAATGAACTGCGGACGTGCACAAACTGTGTCGGCGGCACGATTGGCGTATAAGCTCCTGGTGAATCCCGAAATTCCAGCGACTGCCGGGACGTTTCGCAATGTGTCAGTGGTGACTACACCGCGGACCGTCTTCGATGCGCGGGAACCTGCGGCCTGTCAATTCTATTACCCGCACCTTGGCATGATGGTTGATCTGTTTGTGAAAGCGTTGGCGTCTGCTCTGCCTCACGCAGTAAATGCTGGTCAACCTGCTGACGCGATGAATATTCTGTTTGCTGGATATGACGATAACGGCATACAGTTCTTTTGCAGTGAAGCCACTGGGGTTGGATGGGGAGGGCTCGATGACCTGGACGGGGTGAACGGACGGATGAACTATGGTGGCGGAGACCTGAAGAACTATCCCGTTGAGGTTATTGAGTCTCGTTACCCGCTCCGCGTCACCGGGTATGGGCTTCAGCAAAATTCTGGTGGTGCTGGGGAGTATCGCGGGGGTCTTGGGATATGGCGTTCCTACGAGACTCTCTCGGAACAAACAACGGTTTCCCTGTGGTTTGAACGCTCTAAGCAGCCAGCATGGGGTCTTTTCGGAGGGGAAGACGGTGCCCCAACCGATGTTGTCATCGACCGCGGTGGCGGCGAAGAACATATCTTGAAGGTCAATGCTCTGCCGCTGCCGAAAGGATCGCAAGTGCGGATACAAACAGGCGGCGGTGGTGGCTATGGCGACCCGGGCAAGCGCAACCCTGAAGCCCTCAAGGAAGATCTTCTCAACGGTTACGTCACCGAGAGTCCCGTTCCTTAA
- a CDS encoding hydantoinase/oxoprolinase family protein, with product MGYHVGVDIGGTFTDAVAIGDDGSLRTAKALTTPGSLAEGVLAALRGLQVEVDEIDSFIHGTTAGLNAFLERRGARVALITTSGFRDVYEIGRANRSEIYDLRYRPPVPLIPRRDIYEVVERLAADGAVITALDEDAVRTLAKSLKGEVDAVAVALLHSYKNPVHEEAIARLFGEVAPSVAVICSNDIAPEWREYERTSTTAISAYIAPIVREYLRVLEDALKARGLKCDLRVMQSNGGVMTVERARERAVQTLFSGPVGGTMAGVAVASELGFERMLCVDMGGTSFDVSLVVDGSADIESQSELEGHPLLAPSVALHTIGAGGGSVGHVVAGALRVGPRSAGAVPGPACYGNGGVEPTVTDANLLLGRLPDVALLGGSLKLDKAAAVAATQTVGEALGLSVESTALGIIAVADAAMANAIREITVSRGIDPREFGLLAFGGAGPLHAVSIAEELELEKVIIPASPGVLSAWGMVHTDLRHDFVQTFFHLVDQLDPMVLDSALEAMLYRARETLLSDGVQESEIVSVPSLDIRYLGQEYTLNIDFGAEEPATEVLTVLHERFDAAHLERFGHNNPDEQIEVIALRMVARGLTERRSMAALVPVSSMVELGRQNVRFHDETHETVVYDRASIVPGTALNGPLILLEAGCTVLVPPKWMVTSSANGHLILERVSE from the coding sequence ATGGGGTACCACGTAGGTGTTGATATTGGAGGTACGTTTACGGATGCGGTTGCGATTGGAGATGACGGTTCATTACGGACAGCTAAGGCACTGACTACTCCAGGATCCCTGGCTGAGGGGGTTCTTGCGGCGTTGCGGGGTCTTCAAGTGGAAGTCGACGAAATCGACTCGTTTATCCATGGGACAACGGCAGGTCTCAATGCGTTTCTTGAGCGTCGCGGAGCGCGGGTAGCCCTTATCACCACCTCGGGGTTTAGAGACGTGTATGAGATCGGAAGAGCGAATAGGTCTGAGATATACGACCTTCGCTATAGGCCTCCGGTGCCGCTGATCCCACGCCGAGACATTTACGAGGTTGTTGAGCGTTTGGCTGCGGATGGAGCTGTGATCACTGCGCTGGATGAAGATGCTGTGCGCACCTTGGCAAAGAGCCTTAAGGGAGAAGTGGACGCAGTAGCGGTTGCGCTCCTGCACTCATACAAGAACCCGGTGCATGAAGAAGCGATAGCTCGATTGTTCGGCGAGGTAGCTCCATCTGTGGCGGTCATTTGTTCAAACGATATTGCACCAGAGTGGCGTGAGTACGAACGGACGAGCACAACAGCTATCTCGGCGTACATCGCTCCAATTGTGCGCGAGTATCTTCGCGTTCTAGAGGATGCGCTCAAGGCACGCGGATTAAAGTGTGACCTGAGAGTCATGCAGTCAAATGGTGGAGTCATGACTGTCGAGCGTGCGCGCGAGCGCGCGGTACAGACTCTGTTTTCGGGCCCAGTGGGCGGCACCATGGCAGGTGTCGCGGTTGCCTCAGAACTTGGGTTCGAGCGGATGCTTTGCGTTGATATGGGAGGGACATCTTTTGACGTAAGCTTAGTGGTCGATGGTTCCGCTGATATCGAATCGCAGTCAGAACTAGAAGGCCACCCATTACTCGCACCGTCGGTGGCATTGCATACGATCGGCGCAGGCGGGGGGTCTGTTGGACATGTCGTGGCAGGAGCCCTTCGGGTCGGCCCTCGATCTGCTGGCGCGGTACCGGGCCCAGCCTGCTATGGGAATGGTGGCGTCGAACCAACCGTCACTGACGCGAATCTTTTGCTGGGGCGCCTTCCTGATGTGGCACTCCTCGGTGGCAGTCTAAAACTCGACAAAGCGGCCGCGGTGGCAGCCACTCAAACAGTAGGAGAAGCGCTCGGGTTAAGCGTCGAGAGCACGGCGCTCGGTATTATCGCTGTCGCAGATGCCGCCATGGCGAATGCGATTCGAGAGATCACCGTTTCGCGAGGAATCGACCCTCGTGAGTTTGGGTTGCTTGCCTTTGGTGGTGCTGGCCCGTTGCATGCCGTGTCGATCGCCGAAGAACTCGAACTCGAAAAGGTAATCATTCCCGCAAGTCCGGGAGTGCTTTCCGCGTGGGGGATGGTGCACACCGATCTGCGCCATGATTTTGTGCAGACGTTCTTCCACTTAGTCGATCAGCTCGATCCTATGGTTCTGGATAGCGCTTTGGAGGCGATGCTTTACCGAGCACGTGAGACACTTTTGTCGGATGGGGTGCAAGAGTCTGAGATAGTATCGGTCCCGAGCCTTGACATACGTTACCTCGGGCAAGAGTACACGCTGAATATAGACTTTGGGGCGGAGGAGCCTGCAACAGAAGTGCTCACTGTTTTGCACGAACGATTTGACGCAGCGCACCTCGAACGATTTGGACATAACAACCCCGATGAACAGATCGAAGTGATTGCGCTTCGTATGGTCGCGCGCGGCCTCACCGAGCGCCGAAGTATGGCAGCACTTGTCCCCGTGAGTTCAATGGTCGAACTTGGTCGTCAGAACGTCCGTTTCCACGATGAAACCCACGAAACAGTTGTATACGACCGCGCTTCGATTGTGCCAGGTACCGCGTTAAATGGTCCGTTAATTCTCTTGGAGGCGGGGTGCACGGTGCTTGTTCCCCCTAAATGGATGGTGACTTCGTCGGCAAACGGCCATCTCATATTGGAAAGGGTAAGTGAATGA
- a CDS encoding IS256 family transposase translates to MALDQSALLALLADLKLTHVTDRIRLATETLYQELINAEATAHIGADRFERNTDRTTQRNGTRPRLLSTTAGDLNLKIPKLRQGSFFPALLEQRRRVDQALFAVVMEAYLHGVSTRKVDDLVKALGADTGISKSEVSRICADLDGEVAAFRDRDLGETGYPYVFLDATYCKARVNHRVISQAMVVAIGVASDGRREVLGFDVGDSENEVFWTSFLRSLKARGLDGVKLVISDAHTGLKKAISTVFQGTSWQRCRVHFMRNVLSIVPRASQEVVASMIRTIFAQPDAKHVQAQFDEVIRVLTPTHSKVAQVLLDAREDILAFCGFPPKHWRQIWSTNPIERVNKEIKRRTDVVGLFPNPAALLRLAGAVLVEQHDEWEAGSRRYLSEASMRQLDAFSLALTDTDAGTLTGVIHIPELTTA, encoded by the coding sequence ATGGCTCTAGACCAGTCTGCCCTGCTTGCGCTCCTCGCGGATCTCAAACTCACACATGTCACTGATCGAATCCGGTTGGCGACCGAAACGCTCTACCAAGAACTCATCAACGCGGAGGCCACCGCCCACATCGGCGCCGACCGATTCGAGCGAAACACCGACCGCACTACCCAGCGCAACGGCACCCGGCCGCGACTGCTGTCGACGACGGCCGGTGACCTCAACCTCAAGATCCCCAAGCTGCGCCAGGGGTCGTTCTTCCCCGCTCTGCTCGAGCAGCGCCGCCGCGTGGACCAGGCCCTGTTCGCCGTCGTAATGGAGGCCTACCTCCACGGCGTCTCGACGCGGAAGGTCGACGATCTAGTCAAGGCACTCGGCGCCGACACGGGTATCTCTAAGTCGGAAGTGTCCCGGATCTGTGCGGATCTCGATGGGGAAGTTGCCGCGTTCCGCGACCGTGATCTGGGCGAGACCGGGTACCCGTATGTGTTCCTCGACGCCACATATTGCAAGGCTCGCGTCAACCACCGTGTCATCTCCCAGGCGATGGTCGTCGCCATCGGCGTGGCCTCCGACGGGCGCCGCGAGGTCCTCGGCTTCGACGTGGGTGACAGCGAGAACGAGGTGTTCTGGACCAGCTTCCTGCGGTCGCTGAAGGCCCGTGGTTTGGACGGGGTGAAGCTCGTCATCTCCGACGCCCATACCGGGTTGAAGAAGGCAATCAGTACCGTTTTCCAAGGCACCAGCTGGCAGCGTTGTCGAGTGCACTTCATGCGAAACGTGCTCTCGATCGTGCCGCGCGCCAGTCAGGAAGTGGTCGCATCGATGATCCGCACCATCTTCGCCCAGCCCGACGCGAAGCACGTCCAGGCACAGTTCGACGAAGTCATCCGGGTACTCACACCGACCCACTCCAAGGTCGCTCAGGTGCTCCTCGACGCCCGCGAGGACATCCTCGCGTTCTGCGGGTTCCCACCCAAACACTGGCGCCAAATCTGGTCCACCAACCCGATAGAACGTGTGAATAAAGAGATCAAGAGACGCACCGACGTCGTCGGCCTGTTCCCGAACCCGGCCGCGCTACTCCGCCTCGCCGGCGCTGTCTTGGTCGAGCAGCACGACGAGTGGGAAGCCGGGTCCCGCCGCTACCTCTCCGAGGCCTCCATGCGCCAGCTAGACGCCTTCAGCCTCGCTCTCACCGACACCGACGCGGGTACGCTCACCGGCGTGATTCACATTCCAGAGCTCACTACGGCATAA
- the istB gene encoding IS21-like element helper ATPase IstB: protein MSATGTRPTLAGISEPAAAAAISAACKTLYLTGTAKIAASMAEEAARARLSHQGYLAEVLTFECDQREDRRRDRRVKEAKFPRPKRLEDLDLAHIPDLPPATMTQLAGGSWIDAGEPLVLLGDSGTGKTHLLIGLGTAAAEQGRRVRYITTAALVNELVEAADNKELSRLVGKYARLDLLCLDEVGYVKLDTHGAELLFQIITAREERASIACASNANFSEWGQTFTDPRLAAAIVDRLTFRGHIINTGTDSYRLKTTRQAQKG from the coding sequence ATGAGCGCGACAGGAACACGTCCAACGCTGGCCGGTATCAGCGAGCCTGCCGCGGCGGCAGCGATCAGCGCCGCATGCAAAACTCTTTACCTGACGGGGACAGCGAAGATCGCCGCGTCGATGGCGGAGGAAGCGGCACGAGCGCGGCTGTCTCATCAGGGTTACCTGGCCGAGGTGCTGACCTTCGAATGCGACCAGCGCGAGGACCGGCGCCGCGACCGACGAGTGAAAGAAGCCAAGTTCCCACGCCCGAAACGACTCGAAGACCTGGATTTGGCACACATACCCGATCTGCCGCCGGCAACGATGACCCAGCTGGCTGGCGGCTCCTGGATCGATGCCGGTGAACCACTGGTGCTGCTCGGGGATTCCGGCACCGGCAAAACGCATCTACTCATCGGTTTAGGCACTGCTGCCGCGGAACAGGGCCGTCGTGTCCGATATATCACCACCGCTGCGCTGGTCAACGAGCTCGTCGAGGCCGCCGATAACAAGGAGCTGTCCCGGCTGGTCGGTAAATACGCTCGCCTGGACCTGCTGTGTCTTGACGAGGTTGGCTACGTCAAACTCGATACCCACGGGGCGGAGCTGCTGTTCCAGATCATCACGGCTCGAGAGGAACGAGCATCGATTGCGTGCGCCTCAAACGCTAACTTCAGCGAGTGGGGCCAAACCTTCACCGACCCCCGACTGGCCGCAGCCATCGTGGACCGGCTCACCTTCCGCGGCCACATCATCAACACCGGAACCGATTCCTACCGCCTCAAGACCACCAGGCAAGCACAGAAAGGCTAA
- the istA gene encoding IS21 family transposase codes for MEQFERIRRDARDKEMSVRELARVYGVHRRTVRAALTDSTPPPRKVPERIAPAMGPWLEIVRAWLVADLEAPRKQRHTARRVWQRLVDEYGATVAESTVTHAVARIRRELIGTPVNVAVPQTHAPGAEAEVDFGEFQAVIGGSMVKLFMFVLRLSYSGRAVHVAYANQAQESFLDGHNVAFERLGGIPSKMIRYDNLTPAVIRVALGRERLENPRFIAMRSHYGFDSFFCIPGIEGAHEKGGVEGEVGRFRRRWLTPVPEFQTLAALNEFMAVCDEKDQHRVISARPVTVGTAATAEAPELLTLPSSIFEAGPTSSVKVNHKAEVCVRQCYYSVPVSYAGRRVSVRIGAALVEVFADGKRIAVHVRAVHKYAHVLDLDHYLEVLTRKPGAMAGATALVTARASGAFTPIHQKFWDKARHQLGDGAGTRALIGVLLLARTLPATAVIEAMETAIAAADYDPDRLAVAARANAAFAPIVTQLPEELTDRVVHLPERGAPSLAGYDQLLVGAR; via the coding sequence GTGGAACAGTTCGAGCGTATCCGTCGTGATGCGAGAGATAAAGAAATGTCTGTCAGGGAACTGGCCCGTGTCTACGGGGTGCATCGGCGCACTGTGCGTGCCGCGTTGACGGACTCGACACCGCCGCCGCGGAAGGTGCCGGAAAGGATCGCCCCGGCGATGGGACCGTGGTTGGAGATCGTCAGAGCGTGGTTAGTCGCTGACCTGGAGGCACCGCGCAAGCAGCGCCACACGGCCAGACGGGTCTGGCAGCGGCTGGTGGACGAGTATGGGGCGACGGTAGCCGAGTCCACCGTCACTCACGCGGTCGCGAGGATTCGGCGGGAGCTGATCGGCACCCCGGTCAATGTTGCGGTCCCGCAAACCCATGCGCCAGGAGCTGAGGCCGAGGTTGACTTCGGGGAGTTCCAGGCGGTGATCGGCGGCAGCATGGTGAAACTGTTCATGTTCGTGTTGCGCCTGTCATATTCGGGCAGGGCCGTGCATGTGGCGTATGCGAACCAGGCGCAGGAGTCGTTTCTGGATGGCCATAACGTTGCTTTCGAGCGTCTCGGCGGGATCCCGTCGAAAATGATCCGTTACGACAACTTGACTCCAGCGGTGATCCGAGTCGCGCTGGGTCGGGAACGGTTAGAGAATCCACGATTCATTGCCATGAGATCGCATTATGGTTTCGATTCGTTCTTTTGTATCCCGGGAATTGAGGGAGCGCACGAGAAGGGTGGTGTTGAGGGTGAAGTCGGCCGGTTCCGCCGCCGCTGGCTGACCCCGGTCCCGGAGTTTCAGACGTTGGCAGCGTTGAACGAGTTCATGGCTGTCTGCGATGAGAAGGATCAGCACCGGGTGATCTCGGCCCGCCCAGTTACCGTCGGGACGGCCGCTACTGCGGAAGCGCCGGAATTGCTGACGTTGCCCTCGAGTATTTTCGAGGCTGGGCCTACCTCCTCGGTCAAGGTCAACCACAAGGCGGAGGTATGTGTCCGGCAATGCTATTACTCCGTTCCGGTCTCCTACGCAGGCAGGCGGGTCAGCGTCCGTATCGGGGCCGCTCTCGTCGAGGTGTTCGCCGACGGGAAGAGAATCGCAGTTCACGTGCGGGCCGTGCATAAGTATGCGCACGTCCTTGATCTCGATCACTATTTGGAGGTCCTCACCCGCAAACCCGGTGCCATGGCCGGTGCTACCGCCCTGGTCACCGCCCGTGCCAGCGGTGCTTTCACACCCATTCATCAGAAATTCTGGGATAAAGCCCGCCATCAACTCGGTGACGGTGCCGGGACGCGGGCACTGATCGGGGTGCTGTTGCTGGCACGAACGTTGCCAGCTACTGCCGTGATCGAAGCCATGGAAACAGCGATTGCTGCCGCTGACTACGACCCGGACCGTTTGGCCGTCGCCGCCCGCGCGAACGCGGCGTTCGCACCCATTGTTACCCAGTTGCCAGAGGAACTTACCGACAGAGTCGTGCATCTTCCCGAACGCGGAGCACCGTCATTGGCCGGATATGACCAACTGTTAGTGGGTGCCCGATGA
- a CDS encoding RES family NAD+ phosphorylase, which produces MPDPILEPVIATCSPELWRVGRSSDPMRFSSIQAEDAASPRNGNRFDVPGGEVLYAATSAEGAFAETISRFRPTAASLLLTNEPGEHFMTPGSIPAEWRTRRRLVRFSVNEPLPFLDVDKPATHTFLTAQMAPILDALEIANLDNATLRGTNRLLTRAVAEWAYTAQDDDGNFFYGGLRYESRLGPHECWAIFSGATIELNEELSIGKTDTSLLTTAREFGLVIH; this is translated from the coding sequence GTGCCTGATCCGATTCTCGAGCCGGTTATAGCGACCTGCTCCCCAGAACTCTGGCGAGTGGGTCGCTCATCGGATCCGATGCGCTTCTCGAGCATCCAAGCTGAAGACGCAGCCAGCCCGCGCAACGGCAATCGCTTTGACGTTCCTGGTGGCGAGGTGCTCTACGCCGCGACCAGCGCTGAAGGCGCTTTCGCCGAAACGATCTCACGGTTCCGGCCGACCGCTGCTTCGCTCCTGCTGACAAACGAACCCGGCGAGCACTTCATGACGCCCGGTTCCATCCCGGCGGAATGGCGCACGCGCCGACGTCTGGTTCGTTTCTCTGTCAACGAGCCCCTGCCATTTCTTGACGTTGACAAGCCGGCGACTCACACATTCCTGACCGCCCAGATGGCGCCGATCCTTGACGCTCTCGAAATAGCGAATCTCGACAACGCTACATTGCGTGGGACCAACCGATTGCTCACCAGGGCAGTCGCTGAGTGGGCATACACAGCCCAAGATGATGACGGCAACTTCTTCTACGGAGGGTTGCGTTACGAATCACGTCTCGGCCCCCACGAGTGCTGGGCGATCTTCTCCGGAGCTACGATCGAGCTCAACGAGGAGCTTTCGATTGGTAAGACCGATACTTCTCTGCTCACCACCGCCCGCGAGTTCGGGTTAGTCATTCACTAA